The proteins below come from a single Anguilla rostrata isolate EN2019 chromosome 3, ASM1855537v3, whole genome shotgun sequence genomic window:
- the LOC135251169 gene encoding cysteinyl leukotriene receptor 1-like isoform X2, whose product MSRNSSINDNVTLSCPSESIDQFRNQVYSTVYSIITVFGLVGNGFALLVLIRTFRQRSAFHIYMLNLAVADLLCVCTLPLRVFYYINKGHWTLGDFLCRVSSYALYVNLYGSIFFMTAMSCTRFIAIVFPVQNLRLVNPRKACIVCICIWVFICSTSSPFLMSGEYVDKETKKTKCFEPPKGSGGQSKLKVLNYFSLVMGFILPFLIILICYAGIIRTLLMGSNGMNRRKTTNTKAIRMIVIVTLVFLVSFMPYHIQRTIHLHLLSRGDVSCEEQVYMQKSVVVTLCLAASNTCFDPLLYFFSGENFRNRLSTLRKASVNSSILPRHSHKTIPQNVEDQDKLKCCNGPQDSLTTADSYTNPQE is encoded by the coding sequence ATGTCTAGAAACAGTTCAATCAATGACAATGTCACACTCTCGTGTCCAAGCGAATCCATTGATCAGTTCCGCAACCAGGTTTACTCCACCGTCTACTCCATCATCACAGTGTTTGGCCTGGTGGGAAACGGATTCGCCCTCTTAGTGCTAATTCGGACCTTCCGCCAGCGTTCGGCCTTCCACATCTACATGCTGAACCTTGCTGTGGCGGACCtactgtgcgtgtgcacgcttCCCCTGCGCGTGTTTTACTACATCAACAAGGGGCATTGGACCCTGGGAGACTTCCTGTGCCGAGTTAGCTCTTACGCACTCTACGTTAACCTCTATGGCAGTATATTCTTCATGACAGCCATGAGTTGCACCCGTTTCATCGCCATCGTCTTCCCCGTCCAGAACCTCAGGCTAGTCAATCCGCGCAAGGCCTGCATCGTATGCATCTGCATCTGGGTGTTCATCTGCTCCACTAGCTCTCCTTTCCTCATGTCCGGGGAGTATGTGGACAAAGAAACCAAGAAGACCAAGTGTTTTGAACCACCTAAGGGAAGTGGGGGCCAGAGCAAGCTCAAGGTTCTAAACTACTTCTCGCTGGTGATGGGGTTCATTTTGCCCTTCCTCATCATCTTGATCTGTTACGCCGGTATCATCCGCACCCTGCTCATGGGCTCCAACGGTATGAACAGAAGGAAGACCACCAACACCAAGGCCATACGAATGATCGTCATTGTCACGCTGGTCTTCCTGGTCAGCTTCATGCCCTACCACATCCAGCGCACCATCCACCTGCACCTGCTGAGCCGCGGTGACGTCAGCTGTGAGGAGCAGGTCTACATGCAGAAGTCAGTGGTGGTCACGCTGTGCCTAGCAGCTTCCAACACCTGCTTTGACCCCCTGCTGTACTTCTTCTCTGGGGAGAACTTCCGCAACCGCCTGTCCACTTTACGCAAAGCGTCCGTCAACTCCAGTATCCTGCCCCGCCACAGCCACAAGACCATCCCCCAGAATGTCGAGGACCAGGATAAACTGAAATGCTGCAATGGCCCACAGGACAGCCTGACCACCGCTGACTCATACACCAACCCCCAGGAGTGA
- the LOC135251169 gene encoding cysteinyl leukotriene receptor 1-like isoform X1, which translates to MLGRPVVNSCSEKAACGHNSVMSRNSSINDNVTLSCPSESIDQFRNQVYSTVYSIITVFGLVGNGFALLVLIRTFRQRSAFHIYMLNLAVADLLCVCTLPLRVFYYINKGHWTLGDFLCRVSSYALYVNLYGSIFFMTAMSCTRFIAIVFPVQNLRLVNPRKACIVCICIWVFICSTSSPFLMSGEYVDKETKKTKCFEPPKGSGGQSKLKVLNYFSLVMGFILPFLIILICYAGIIRTLLMGSNGMNRRKTTNTKAIRMIVIVTLVFLVSFMPYHIQRTIHLHLLSRGDVSCEEQVYMQKSVVVTLCLAASNTCFDPLLYFFSGENFRNRLSTLRKASVNSSILPRHSHKTIPQNVEDQDKLKCCNGPQDSLTTADSYTNPQE; encoded by the exons ATGCTGGGACGGCCAGTGGTTAACAGCTGTTCTGAGAAAGCTGCCTGTG GGCACAATTCAGTGATGTCTAGAAACAGTTCAATCAATGACAATGTCACACTCTCGTGTCCAAGCGAATCCATTGATCAGTTCCGCAACCAGGTTTACTCCACCGTCTACTCCATCATCACAGTGTTTGGCCTGGTGGGAAACGGATTCGCCCTCTTAGTGCTAATTCGGACCTTCCGCCAGCGTTCGGCCTTCCACATCTACATGCTGAACCTTGCTGTGGCGGACCtactgtgcgtgtgcacgcttCCCCTGCGCGTGTTTTACTACATCAACAAGGGGCATTGGACCCTGGGAGACTTCCTGTGCCGAGTTAGCTCTTACGCACTCTACGTTAACCTCTATGGCAGTATATTCTTCATGACAGCCATGAGTTGCACCCGTTTCATCGCCATCGTCTTCCCCGTCCAGAACCTCAGGCTAGTCAATCCGCGCAAGGCCTGCATCGTATGCATCTGCATCTGGGTGTTCATCTGCTCCACTAGCTCTCCTTTCCTCATGTCCGGGGAGTATGTGGACAAAGAAACCAAGAAGACCAAGTGTTTTGAACCACCTAAGGGAAGTGGGGGCCAGAGCAAGCTCAAGGTTCTAAACTACTTCTCGCTGGTGATGGGGTTCATTTTGCCCTTCCTCATCATCTTGATCTGTTACGCCGGTATCATCCGCACCCTGCTCATGGGCTCCAACGGTATGAACAGAAGGAAGACCACCAACACCAAGGCCATACGAATGATCGTCATTGTCACGCTGGTCTTCCTGGTCAGCTTCATGCCCTACCACATCCAGCGCACCATCCACCTGCACCTGCTGAGCCGCGGTGACGTCAGCTGTGAGGAGCAGGTCTACATGCAGAAGTCAGTGGTGGTCACGCTGTGCCTAGCAGCTTCCAACACCTGCTTTGACCCCCTGCTGTACTTCTTCTCTGGGGAGAACTTCCGCAACCGCCTGTCCACTTTACGCAAAGCGTCCGTCAACTCCAGTATCCTGCCCCGCCACAGCCACAAGACCATCCCCCAGAATGTCGAGGACCAGGATAAACTGAAATGCTGCAATGGCCCACAGGACAGCCTGACCACCGCTGACTCATACACCAACCCCCAGGAGTGA
- the LOC135251170 gene encoding type-1 angiotensin II receptor-like, with the protein MKTIKEVSAQPLGSKQMEASVPGAVSRDPRGGLKRYLLLKYLQVLVLPLGNEVLLTLGALASLYTAVLLLCSPHVSRKASTVLLSQLPWADGLVVACWGLGALGWAVEDRGALAKLGSKLLSANQHASLLFLSCLSLEALLVTWRPVESRRLRTVRGARLACTLVWTAVMVELLVLQAAEHAQDLYPQGPLLGLVLRGCLLIAPFLRVFSHCLRGALWLGNAWVYYTLFTYSPQHRKSHFH; encoded by the exons ATGAAAACTATAAAGGAAGTCAGTGCTCAGCCCTTAGGCTCCAAGCAAAT GGAGGCCAGTGTTCCTGGAGCTGTATCACGGGATCCTCGGGGTGGACTGAAGAGGTATCTGCTGTTGAAATACCTGCAGGTTTTGGTTCTTCCTCTGGGGAACGAGGTACTGTTGACTTTGGGGGCCCTGGCCAGCCTGTACACAGCCGTGCTCCTCCTGTGCTCCCCCCATGTGTCCCGCAAGGCCTCCACCGTACTGCTGAGCCAGCTGCCCTGGGCAGATGGCCTGGTGGTGGCATGCTGGGGTCTTGGTGCACTAGGGTGGGCCGTGGAGGACCGTGGGGCCCTGGCCAAACTGGGGAGCAAGCTCTTGAGCGCCAACCAGCATGCTAGCCTGCTGTTCCTCAGCTGCCTGAGCCTGGAGGCCCTGCTGGTGACCTGGAGGCCTGTGGAGTCCCGCAGGCTCCGGACGGTCCGTGGCGCCCGTCTGGCTTGCACCCTGGTGTGGACAGCAGTGATGGtggagctgctggtgctgcaggcCGCTGAACATGCCCAGGACCTGTACCCTCAAGGACCTCTTCTGGGGCTGGTGCTGCGGGGGTGCCTGCTGATAGCTCCCTTCCTCCGTGTGTTCTCTCACTGCCTGAGGGGGGCGCTGTGGCTGGGAAATGCATGGGTGTACTATACACTCTTTACCTACAGTCCTCAGCACAGGAAGAGTCACTTCCATTAG